In a single window of the Lagenorhynchus albirostris chromosome 19, mLagAlb1.1, whole genome shotgun sequence genome:
- the DMPK gene encoding myotonin-protein kinase isoform X1, which translates to MSAEVRLRRLQQLVLDPSFLGLEPLLDLLLGVHQELGASDLAQDKYVADFLEWVEPIAERLKEARLQRDDFEILKVIGRGAFSEVAVVKMKQTGQVYAMKIMNKWDMLKRGEVSCFREERDVLVNGDQRWITQLHFAFQDENYLYLVMEYYVGGDLLTLLSKFGERIPAEMARFYLAEIVMAIDSVHRLGYVHRDIKPDNILLDRCGHIRLADFGSCLKLRADGTVRSLVAVGTPDYLSPEILQAVGGGPGTGSYGPECDWWALGVLAYEMFYGQTPFYADSTAETYGKIVHYKEHLSLPLADAGVPDEVRDLIQQLLCPPETRLGRNGAGDFQKHPFFFGLDWDSLRDSAPPFTPDFEGATDTCNFDVVEDGLTAMVSGGGETLSDMQEGTPLGVHLPFVGYSSYSCMALGDDEIPGSTPMELEAEALPEPLQEPSLEPTVPPPEEAAEAAVPEAIPEAVAEAQVTLRELQEALEEEVLTRQSLSQELEAIRTANQNFASQLREAEARNRDLEAHVRQLQERMELLQAGGAAAVTGVPSPRATDPPSHMAPRPWLWASARWWGQAPCTAATCCSLPGSLGLAYRRRVPCSCSPLLWLVPPPWAALGWWPAPAILPQSDPAREPPSPPEP; encoded by the exons ATGTCAGCCGAAGTGCGGCTGAGGCGGCTTCAGCAGCTGGTGCTGGACCCCAGCTTCCTGGGGCTGGAGCCCCTGCTCGACCTTCTCCTGGGCGTCCACCAGGAGCTGGGCGCGTCCGACCTGGCCCAGGACAAGTATGTGGCCGACTTCTTGGAGTGGG tgGAGCCCATCGCGGAGAGGCTTAAGGAGGCCCGACTGCAGAGGGATGACTTCGAGATTCTGAAGGTGATCGGACGCGGGGCGTTCAGCGAG GTGGCGGTGGTGAAGATGAAGCAGACGGGCCAGGTGTACGCCATGAAGATCATGAATAAGTGGGACATGCTGAAGAGAGGCGAG GTGTCGTGCTTCCGCGAAGAGAGGGATGTGTTGGTGAACGGGGACCAGCGCTGGATCACGCAGCTGCACTTCGCCTTCCAGGACGAGAACTACCTG TACCTGGTCATGGAGTACTACGTGGGCGGGGACCTGCTAACGCTGCTGAGCAAGTTTGGGGAGCGGATCCCGGCCGAGATGGCGCGCTTCTACCTGGCCGAGATTGTCATGGCCATAGACTCGGTGCACCGGCTGGGCTACGTGCACAG GGACATCAAACCGGACAACATCCTGCTGGACCGCTGCGGCCACATCCGCTTGGCCGACTTTGGCTCCTGCCTCAAGTTGCGGGCGGATGGAACG GTGCGGTCACTGGTGGCTGTGGGCACCCCGGACTACTTGTCTCCCGAGATCCTGCAGGCCGTGGGCGGTGGGCCCGGGACTGGCAGCTACGGGCCCGAGTGTGACTGGTGGGCGCTGGGCGTGCTCGCCTATGAAATGTTCTATGGGCAGACGCCCTTCTACGCCGACTCCACGGCTGAGACCTACGGCAAGATCGTGCACTACAAG GAGCACCTGTCTCTACCGCTGGCAGACGCAGGAGTCCCCGACGAGGTTCGCGATCTCATCCAGCAGCTGCTGTGTCCCCCCGAGACGCGCCTGGGCCGGAATGGAGCAGGCGATTTCCAGAAGCATCCTTTCTTCTTTGGCCTTGACTGGGACAGCCTCCGAGACAGCGCGCCCCCCTTTACGCCGGATTTCGAGGGTGCCACAGACACATGCAACTTCGATGTGGTGGAAGACGGGCTCACTGCCATGGTGAGCGGGGGCGGG GAGACGCTGTCGGATATGCAGGAAGGCACGCCACTGGGGGTCCACCTGCCTTTCGTGGGCTACTCCTCCTATTCCTGCATGGCCCTTGG ggATGATGAGATCCCGGGCTCCACGCCCATGGAACTGGAGGCCGAGGCGCTGCCTGAGCCATTGCAAGAGCCCAGCCTGGAACCCACGGTGCCCCCACCAGAGGAAGCG GCTGAAGCGGCAGTTCCGGAGGCCATTCCGGAGGCGGTGGCAGAGGCCCAGGTGACGCTGCGGGAACTCCAGGaggccctggaggaggaggtgctCACCCGACAGAGCCTGAGCCAGGAGCTGGAGGCCATCCGAACGGCCAACCAGAACTTCGCCAG CCAACTCCGCGAGGCCGAGGCCCGTAACCGAGACCTGGAGGCGCACGTCCGGCAGCTGCAGGAGCGGATGGAGTTGCTTCAGGCCGGGGGAGCCGCAG ctGTCACGGGGGTCCCCAGTCCCCGGGCCACGGATCCACCTTCCCAT ATGGCCCCCCGGCCGTGGCTCTGGGCCAGTGCCCGCTGGTGGGGCCAGGCCCCATGCACCGCCGCCACCTGCTGCTCCCTGCCAGG GTCCCTAGGCCTGGCCTATCGGAGGCGCGTTCCTTGCTCCTGTTCGCCTCTGCTCTGGCTGGTGCCGCCGCCCTGGGCTGCATTGGGTTGGTGGCCTGCGCCGGCTATCTTGCCACAGTCTGACCCCGCCCGGGAGCCGCCTTCGCCGCCTGAACCCTAG